The Apium graveolens cultivar Ventura chromosome 6, ASM990537v1, whole genome shotgun sequence genome contains a region encoding:
- the LOC141664957 gene encoding uncharacterized protein LOC141664957 yields MWDHERHNKSNKNAPATFSLCCKNGQVELPKEKQPPESLASLLTSNHFRPNIRVYNAMFAMCSSGGRIDHKINKGRAQYCYKVGGQNLHFIGSLLPEEGSIRDQVDQNIVEALMQMFHEHNKVVEQFITAREHFKNDTLDEYRLVLISSEVANGHPNIIGPSNEVGGLIVQKNPDTPVRRGDNDPDHIGKCIILPASFTGSKRYMSQYFKDSLALCRVIRHPTLFLTMTCNSKWPEIKEMMKHLPDIDVYDAPDIVTRLHPDDGLKNSDQIDAIVSAEIPDQHTDPIGYAAIKKHMIHGPCGQDFTYSPCMVKGKCMRHFPKRYNSNTCFYDCGIPIYRRRKTSSRVKVKGLFLDNQYVVPFNRDLLIKFQCHINVEICNNSRSLKHLFKYCLKGHDNATMMIQKERGSLSLKKTNNLGKSMDEVKHYLDGHYVCASETSWRIFGFDIHSRWPTVDRLPVHLPGEKHVSFKTGESLQKVCDRANSKRTKLEAWFLANKNIPSAHLQNVNGHVYDSFKESCAALGLLLDDSQWHEAIIKNAHSSFLNQLREMFVNILAYYSVSDPLSLWNEHWSCFSDDVEHHRKKATGNNNLRLSEADVKNYALVEIEKLLNDIGKSLKDFPTMHFPPDVFRCTDLNRLIIEETSYNKDEMKELHDANYNKLNAEQMKVY; encoded by the exons ATGTGGGATCATGAGCGCCACAATAAGTCTAATAAAAATGCACCAGCAACATTCTCTCTATGTTGTAAAAATGGACAAGTTGAACTTCCTAAAGAGAAGCAACCTCCAGAATCTCTTGCATCTCTTCTCACTTCAAATCATTTCCGACCTAATATTAGGGTGTATAATGCTATGTTTGCAATGTGTTCCAGCGGAGGAAGAATTGACCATAAGATAAACAAAGGTAGAGCACAATATTGTTATAAAGTTGGAGGACAGAATTTACATTTTATCGGAAGTCTGTTGCCAGAAGAGG GTTCGATTCGAGATCAGGTCGACCAAAATATTGTTGAAGCTTTGATGCAGATGTTTCATGAACATAACAAAGTAGTGGAGCAGTTTATCACTGCACGTGAACATTTTAAAAATGATACGCTGGATGAATATAGGTTGGTTTTAATATCTTCAGAGGTAGCTAATGGGCATCCCAACATTATTGGTCCATCTAATGAGGTAGGTGGATTGATAGTACAAAAAAATCCAGACACACCAG TTCGGAGAGGAGACAACGATCCAGATCACATTGGCAAATGCATAATTTTACCAGCTTCATTTACTGGATCTAAACGTTATATGTCTCAGTACTTTAAGGATTCCTTAGCATTGTGTCGTGTTATTAGACACCCAACACTTTTTCTAACAATGACATGCAATTCCAAATGGCCTGAAATTAAAGAAATGATGAAGCATCTTCCCGACATTGACGTTTACGATGCCCCTGACATTGTAACACGG CTGCATCCAGATGACGGACTTAAGAATTCAGATCAGATAGATGCCATTGTGTCTGCCGAAATTCCTGACCAACATACTGATCCCATAGGATATGCAGCTATTAAGAAACACATGATACATGGTCCATGTGGACAGGATTTTACATATTCTCCGTGTATGGTCAAGGGTAAATGCATGCGTCATTTTCCTAAAAG ATATAATTCGAATACATGCTTTTACGATTGTGGAATTCCCATTTATCGTAGACGGAAGACCTCTTCAAGGGTTAAGGTCAAAGGTTTATTTCTGGATAATCAATATGTTGTACCCTTCAACAGAGATTTGTTGATTAAATTTCAATGCCATATAAATGTGGAGATATGCAACAACTCAAGGTCACTAAAGCACTTATTTAAGTATTGCTTGAAGGGGCATGATAATGCAAcaatgatgattcagaaagaaagaggaagtttgtCCTTGAAAAAGACAAATAATCTAGGGAAATCTATGGATGAGGTGAAGCACTATCTCGATGGACACTATGTATGTGCTTCAGAAACATCGTGGAGAATTTTTGGTTTCGACATCCATTCACGTTGGCCAACTGTCGACCGTTTACCAGTCCACCTGCCAGGTGAGAAGCATGTGAGTTTtaaaactggagaatctctgcAAAAAGTCTGTGATCGTGCCAACTCAAAACGAACTAAACTGGAGGCTTGGTTTTTAGCAAACAAGAATATACCCAGTGCAC ATTTACAAAATGTGAATGGTCATGTATATGACAGTTTTAAAGAATCATGTGCAGCTCTTGGACTCCTACTGGATGATAGCCAATGGCATGAGGCAATAATCAAAAATGCTCACTCATCATTTCTTAATCAATTACGCGAAATGTTTGTAAACATACTGGCATATTATTCTGTATCAGACCCACTCAGTTTGTGGAATGAGCACTGGAGTTGTTTTTCAGATGATGTTGAACATCATAGAAAGAAAGCCACAGGAAACAACAACCTACGTCTCTCCGAAGCAGATGTAAAAAATTATGCTCTTGTAG AAATTGAGAAACTCTTGAATGATATCGGAAAAAGTTTAAAGGATTTTCCAACAATGCATTTCCCTCCTGATGTATTTAGATGTACGGACTTAAATCGTCTCATAATCGAGGAGACTTCGTATAACAAGGATGAGATGAAAGAATTACATGATGCTAATTATAATAAACTAAATGCTGAGCAGATGAAGGTTTATTAA
- the LOC141664958 gene encoding uncharacterized protein LOC141664958, protein MTHSRFHIPLKIDQNSTAGIKHGTDIAELLHHTSLIIWDESSMQHRHAFECVDRSLHDIMSYVNPAREKKPFGGITVVFGGDFHQILPVIPKATRAEVVGATLIQSKLWDHCQVFILKQNMRLHSSNTPEHNKVIKEFSDWKLKVGDGKLSKASDSANRYGPTDTNGLSNLKGQFSLQLCFAMMVNKSQGQSLDTVGLYLPKLVFCHGQLYVAIARVTSPKGLYILIDSDSGQSTNITENIVFEEVFYNLPDIDD, encoded by the exons ATGACGCACTCTCGATTTCATATTCCTCTAAAAATTGATCAAAACTCAACTGCAGGAATCAAGCATGGGACAGATATTGCAGAGTTATTGCATCATACAAGCCTGATTATTTGGGACGAATCCTCTATGCAGCATCGTCATGCTTTTGAATGCGTGGATCGAAGTTTGCATGATATAATGTCCTATGTTAATCCTGCAAGAGAAAAAAAACCATTTGGCGGTATCACGGTAGTATTTGGAGGTGATTTTCATCAGATCCTTCCAGTTATCCCAAAGGCCACGAGAGCAGAAGTTGTAGGAGCAACACTAATTCAGTCTAAATTATGGGACCATTGTCAAGTTTTTATATTGAAACAGAACATGCGTCTTCATTCTAGTAATACGCCTGAACATAATAAGGTAATAAAGGAATTTAGTGACTGGAAACTAAAGGTTGGTGATGGAAAATT GTCAAAAGCATCTGATTCCGCGAATCGATATGGTCCCACTGATACGAATGGCCTTTCGAATTTAAAAGGACAGTTCTCGCTGCAACTTTGCTTTGCTATGATGGTGAACAAAAGTCAAGGTCAGTCACTTGATACCGTTGGTTTATATTTGCCTAAACTCGTATTTTGCCATGGACAACTGTATGTTGCTATTGCAAGGGTTACTTCCCCGAAAGGTCTCTACATACTAATTGACAGCGACTCAGGTCAGAGCACAAATATCACTGAAAATATTGTTTTCGAAGAAGTATTCTATAATCTACCAGACATAGATGATTAA